The proteins below come from a single Planctomycetaceae bacterium genomic window:
- a CDS encoding branched-chain amino acid aminotransferase yields MNLLLALKNDENGFIVSAELVLVGTIVVIGMITGLTELSYGVNEELEDLGSAVGAINQTYYYTLASGHKGEVVGSTFLDFADECDNACNLSCNSPGRGEKTSYGY; encoded by the coding sequence ATGAACCTGCTGCTTGCCCTGAAGAACGACGAAAACGGTTTCATCGTGTCGGCTGAACTGGTGCTTGTGGGCACCATTGTCGTCATCGGCATGATCACCGGACTGACAGAACTGTCCTACGGCGTCAACGAAGAACTGGAAGACCTGGGATCCGCCGTCGGTGCCATCAACCAAACCTACTACTACACACTGGCGAGCGGTCATAAAGGCGAAGTCGTGGGAAGCACCTTCCTGGACTTTGCCGATGAATGCGACAATGCCTGCAACCTGTCCTGCAACAGCCCCGGTCGCGGAGAAAAGACCAGCTACGGCTACTAA